TATTGGTTAGTGCGAGACCTATTAGGCCCATTGGTTTAAATCCCGAAGGCTGCATTCAATTCACTCTAAGGCCTCACCAAACCAGACGACCAAATGACAAACGCAATCCCAACGGTCATAGTATCAATAATTAGGTTCAAAGTTCCCTGTCCAAACGCACCTTAAAATAAGTAACATCGTAATATTAGCGTATTTACTTCAAATGGCAGCATGAGAATCGGGTTCTGAGGGTCCAAAACGCTGGAGGTATGCATCAGCCAACATGGGCCCCAGCTGAACCTGGGACTTGGAGGTGAGGTGCAGATGATCATCTTTGAGCTCCAATCCCTTAGCATCAATCAACACACACAAACATTTGGGATTTCCATTCCCAATTGGGCCTCCCTCACTTTCTCCATATACTTGTTGTCTCCGGACAAAACAGCTATTTGCAACCAAAGTATTAGTATCGTTTTTAATCAACACAATCGAGagtttaaaatgaaaaaattatCGACAACGTATCATTAGTTACCATGTAAGGTTGTAATGTGCAAGTTCAAAATTGTAATTTACTACTTGTTACAATTCAAGGACAATAACTTAATTTCAACAACCTTTTCAGCAAAATTACCATGCGGGTTTGTAATGTGTTAATTTCGTTAAAATTATCGACAAAATCAAACTATATATTGCGTTTGAAATGCAATTGTTGGTAACTTATGTGATTATAATTACTAAAAATGCGTTACACGATGTAGAAGTGAGGAAATACCTAAAATGCCCCTCAAAGCAAAGACTCACTTAAAACTAGTCAGCTCACGAACCTGGATAATTGGAAGCGAAGGCAAACCAAGACCCTCGCGCACATTCTCAATAAGCTTCGTCATGTTCCCACGGTACGCGTCCGCATCATACTGCTTAGACGTGTCGCTCTCCCCTTGGTACCAAAGCAACCCTTTGATCATATATTGCGTTTGAATGGGGCGCTGATTAGAGAGGAGTGGGACCCGGTGTTGCCGATGGGCATAATGGTCCTGCGAGCACGACGGCGTCGTTTCCGGGTCCTCTAGGCTCTAGCAGCTAGAAGTAATAACGGAATAATTAACAGCATAAAATCATCAACATCTGagtcggaagaagaagaagaatagtcATCCATGAATTGAAAGGTGTAATTTTCAGAAGAAATGGAGTTTAAGATTATTTCAAAGAAACTAGTTTGAGGGTGTGGTGAAAATGAAAATTTCCTATCACGAAACAAAATGCAACTGAATATATTTCATTTTGGTGGGAAATTTGCCATTGAAATTGTGTTGTGTTTTTGGCTACTGAAATTGTTACTATTCCTAGGGCACACGAGTCTTATTGACTTGGAGCATTATTTGATGATTCACTAAGTCTTCTCTATTCAGCTTTGCCTCACATATGATATGAGGCTGCAATGCACTTTTTGCCCTTGACCAAATACTACATTAAAGCTGAGTCGATAGCcctaaaaatgcatttcttgAAGTTCATACTCGAGTATACGTACACGTCGAGTATTAAACCTTTGGTCATTTTTCACTAGACTTGAGTATACGtcgtttaaaaaaataataataataacaacaaaCGTTGTATTAATATAAGCTTAATCATTAGGTAAGAATATGAAATTATGATGGTCTGAACTCTGAACCTAAGTACTTAATatcaaaaattaatatttttctcgCACCCAATGCTAAGAAAATATGgcctaattaattggattatgaGTCTCCATAGTGGTAGGGTAGTTGGAAGATGACTCATgtggttaaaaaaaattataatttaagcCTATGTGATGAAGTCTGTTAGAATTTAAgctcaaaattgaaaattttgtcaCCTTTCCGTTAATTATTAGCATATGAGCCACACATACTAGGCTAAAACAGATCTCTCCGTTAATTGTTAGTCCGTAGGGCTACATGTGAGGCTAACTTTATATTTTTAGTCTCACAAGTGAGCATTTATACTCTAACACTTAACGGGAAGTTgatgaaattttcaatttttggtctaaatcctaacagacttcacCACAGGgatttaaatcctaattttttttttaccacaggaaTTATCTTCCGACTACCATATCACCACGGAGACcaataatccaattaaaccaGAAAACATTGATATTCGAAGTCTCATGCAAGGAGTTCAGTTTTATTTGACGGGAAATTATGGTTAAAATTGTTTACACTCGTTCTTTGTAAATGTAGAGCACATGTACTAAAATTGTGAATATTtcctaaaaaattaattttactgagtttgaaaatattgaaggtactggattttcaaataattattcTCTCATTGTGAGAGACTTTCTCACCGTTTAAGAGGTGTTCTCATCGATTTTGTGAGTTTTTCGTTCCTTTAGCCACCGGCCCTCGGTGTGGCCAAGGTCGTCGGTGGCAACaaactttctttttctcttgccTATCTTCCCTCTTCTATACGCCCGgttcttttcttgttttctaaccCATTTTTCTTTGTAATCCAACCCATATTGCTTATAATCCAACGGTTCTTAGACAATCTCCAACCCTgtcctaaaacctaaaaatatttagctcATAAAATATAGGTTTTAGCCTAGAAAcagcttttctgctccaacccttctggccTAAACTTTTAGCCCGggattattaaaaaatgaacttaggctaattttttttcttaaattaacttttaaaaaaaaattatgtagactattgtaatttaattttatgaacattttaatctaaaaatatttaaattctgataaatattgaaaaatcactaaattgacACATGAAACtcaccaaactttcaactttcacaaACCATTCAACTTTCATTCTCTATATAAACATAGGTCCAATATCAGTTAATCACACAATCTTTCAAccttcaatcatcctctatattcaccaatctttcaactttcaaagtgtttttgtttcctaaaaattctcaatatctcatcaatgggTGATAGAAGAAGGTGTAGCAGGGCAATGCAGATTACATAATACCAAGCAAGGCTTGACATTGAGGATGTTGAAATGATCAATGCCGAAGCTAAACTTGTAAACTCGCTTATGCAATATGAGCGTCACGGGGCGTTCATTTGTGCAGCATGATAGAGAAGAGTGTCATGACTGAATGATGAAAGATTATTTCATCGAGCGTCCGAGATTTCCTGCTCATGATTTTCGGAGGTGGTTTTCGGATGATGAGAGAGCTTTTTGAAAGCATATTGAATGCAGTTGTTAATCATGACCACTACTTTGTAAGAAAGATAGATGTTGTCAGCCGACAAAATCTATCACCTCATAAGAAGCTTACTTCTGCATTTTGGATGCTAACTAATGGGTGCTCTGCAAACTCAACTGACGATTATTGCCGACTTGCGGAGAGTACTACTATTGATAACCTGAAGCACTTTTGTCAGGTAATTCAAGCTATATATAGAGCCACATACCTTTGTAAGCCAAATcgtgaagacttgaagaagctTCTACGCAAGACAGACAAAAGAGGCTTCCCTGTCATGATAGGAAGTCTCGATTGTATGCATTGGGAGTGGAAGAATTGTCCTATTGCTTGGGCTGGCCAATTCAAGGGCCATCATAACAAGCCAACCATCGTGCTCGAGGCTATGGCATCTTACGACACATGGATTTGACATGCATTTTTCGAGCTCTTGGATCAAACAACAATATCAACGTTCTTTGGTCTTCACCTCTGTTCGATGATGTTGTCAATCGATGGGCACCAGAATTTCGGTACAAGGTAAATGGTAATAGGTATGAGCTAGGTTACTACCTAACTGATAGTATTTATCCTAGTTGGTCTACCTTTGTCAAAAGTTTTTCTCATCACGATAGTGCaaagaagaaattatttttgCAGAGGCAAGAGTCTTACAGGAAGGATGTGGAAAGAGCATTCGGGATCCTACAAGCTCGATGGGCCATTGTTAGAGGGCTTGCACGATTTTGGCATACCAAAGACCTCCATTCAATCATGATGACTTGCATAATTttgcacaacatgattgtggaagatgagtacatcgaaattgaagaagattcagACAAAGATGTGGATGATGACCAACCAACACATGCGAAAGCTATTGCAAGAGATGTTGAATATCTCGCTGAAACCACATATGAGACCCAACATGATAGGGTCACATTGAGTAAGTATATGAGACGTTTAAATAGAATTCAAGCTCCTCAATGTTGAGCATGTATGGCGCCGAGAAGGTGAACGTTGATGATGTTGGTTGAGCATTCATGTAATAATTTTAAGTGTACTATGTTGGTATtttctagtaataaatttaagtgTCTTCTTTGCAAAGTATTTTGTGTAGTACATTGGATAAATTATTGAATGGAGGTTgaattattgaaggcatctatTCTACATCAAAGTGTGGAATAATAAGCACAAtaattattgaaggcatctagattaatagaaacaataattaatacacATGACAATTAATAAagtacataaacttaatacaaacgacaattaataaaccacataaacttaatacaataaaaaattcataaactacataaacttaataataaTATCCACCATCTTGATTTGGTGATGGACTTGGTGGACTTGGGGTATAGCTTTGAGATGAGTTATCTTCTTGAAATATACTCATTCTGGCATCCATTTGCTTACCACGTAAGTACTTCTTCCTATCTGGAGTGTATTTGTTGAGGTCCTCCATCATCAAATTTATTTCGAACCTCTCTTGCTCCCTATCCCCTTATTCCTTCATTTGCAAACGCATTCGGGCCGCTTCTTCTTGGTGAGCGCTCGCTCAATTTTGTAATTCTAGTAGCAATGGGTCCACTCATCGGATCTTGGGgcttcctttttctctttgcttccttttgcttatctcttcCCGGCGGCCTTGCAAAAGAAGAAGTTAGGATCATTTCTTCGACATATTTATTGACACCTTCATTCGCACCTTCATTGACATCATTTGGGGGCGATGCTTCACTATGAAATAATCTTTCCCATTGTTGGTCCGCATCGGTTCCCTACCtcggacaatccttgaggacattccaagcatgatgcaacttaaaagcttaattttttggtgtaattcttgtcttgtaaattgccattgctttgtcaccctatgcatcaaatacataaaaacaattagttgcaaaatactattatgtacatgacaactaaaatatcaacaaagaaactcaCAATTTCTGAGAAGCTCCTTCCACTAGGCATGTCAACTGTggctctctccaagcttcccttccaCAAAGTGCACACTTTGTTGATAATCTTCCACtgatcataaacaccaccagCTTCCATTTGACCGGTGTTGgagttttcatagaacttatcAATGATTTTACCCtacaaaacctttttattttgattcttgCCGACGACACCATCTTCGCTAACAGAAATCCATgccaaacataaagcaatatcttcatcaaaggtccaattacgacctctaacatTCTCTTTTTCCatcttgaaaaatttggaaatgagaagaaatggtggaaagaaaaattggaagaattgtaggagaaaagtgagttttgtgtgtatgtttgaacaaatacataggtatttatagagtttttggttgaattttgagttaaataattttttttaaattattttagtagttggatttaaatttggaccgttagatctttttttttcctttagatttgattatattcgatctaagccgttggattcaataaatatataaatataaaaccaaaaaataaaataaaaatttgaacatggaccgttggattaaccaacggcCCATTTAAATCCAGCTGTTGGATGAAGAAAAGTAGCTGTTGGGCTACATAAATGTCTGACACAAGGGGGAACAACCCCACGTGGGTTGGTTCGGCTGCAAATCAAGCCTGGCGCATGCAGCGTGTAGGCGAATGGCTTTTGGGTAGTGGGCTTCACATCCCTGGTTTTAGTCTCACTTGCTAGGGTCCACATTGCTTTGTGGCCTAAAGTTGGGCCAGTATTTTGCCCCATgataagttttaggttttaggttagTTTTAGGTCatgggttgggttttttttggtggggggggggggggggggaggaaaTTTTAGGTTATAAGGCAGGGTTGGAGTGAGTCTTAGGCCTCAATTGGAAAGGCCAAATTCCAACCTTTTTTCCCTTTCTCCCTCCAGTTTTCTTCCATCTATGCCTTGACTCAATCCGTTTTCTACCTATCTCCAGTTCCAAACTCCCTCTatcttataattttttaatctgcAATCAATTCTTTTCATCGTGTTTCATGGCCTTGTCGGAAGTTGTGTAGAGCTCTAGCTCTTGCCTGGTGCTTGGGTAGTCACACCATCACCTTCCATTTGTGTGTTGTTTGCATCGTTGACTGTGGGAAGTATTTTCCACCGGCTTATTTTCCTTGCTTGTTGCGGATTTGGGCTTTGTGGGGCTTGGTGGTGGAGGGTGGAACTTTCTTCTTTTACAATGTAGAGCCTTTGTTTGATTGGACCTCTGGTGGCTACATATGGTGATAGTTTGTGGTCAGCGATGGTAGGGTTACTGGCGTTTTTGCTTTATATGTTATCTATTTTGGGCTTAAACTTTCGGTTGGGCTCTTTTTCGGTGGTGCTTTTGGGTGATTTGGTGGTGCTTTGGGGTGaatttttaagttttgtattttcattgtAACCGGACATTTTAATGAAATTTACCTTtgactaaacaaaacaaaaagaatgacAATACTTGGAACCTGATTATTAAGTCTCAAAATTCTTACTATATTATCCTAAAaggattttaaatatttaatgactcctaagattaattttttataggcAAACAACCAAATATCATTTTCATTCATAACGTTTCCAATTCAAGTAAGCAAATATATCATAGGCTTATAAATTGTCGGTAGTGATGTTTGCACTCccaatttaagttttaaccgttcaaatagggcatttttataattttcatatgctcacaaaaacaattttaaaagtaaGAATGATAATTTGATAATCATTAATTCAAatcactattctaaaaatctccgTCTAGAGCCGCCTAGGCCCCATTAGGCACTAAGTGGCTGACCACTGCCCCAATTAGtccctaggcgtttgaaaattaaaaaagtgcgTCTAGACCTACTTAGGCTTCTGCCTAGCCCTCCTGAACACACTTAGGCACTCGTTTGGGTTGCGACTCTTACTTAAACCGAAAATCgatttctttcattttgcattttatttttttttcaataaaatgtaaattgagtacttggatgaacactcattatatgcttgttccccatgttttcaatatgttttcaATATTTAATAATCTATaggtcattttattttgtaatttgtaTACAATTGTGTgttattaaatataaatagacacttatttacacaacatataataaatttacttaaatttgcCTAGTCCGCCAAGGCCCCCACCTAAGCCCCACTTAGCCACCTAGGTGCTAGATCTCAATCCGCCCCCCGACTAGCGTCTAGCGTCTCTTAGAACCTTGATTTAAACTAcctattaacaaaaaaaattctatcAGGAAATAAACTCATGGgcaataatataattttgtacaaactaaattttgcttttttttttaacatctcCCACGTAACATAGTGTGTGTGCTTCGTCTAGTATCAATTATGAAAGTCAAAACAATGAAGTATAATTTATGGGCTTTAGCTCTACTTTAGCTCAAAATGTGATCCATCCAAAACGATAGAACTTGCTAGCAAAGACTGTAACCTAACGTGTTGGTTCCTCTCCATTCATGATAAGTTATTTAGTATTAcggttgtggagccaaaaataattacaaggcgacacatggatttttggacaaaagaggacaaaaatacccttaaggTACAACGGGATTCCTACGTGCGAGTagtgggcaatcatctttcaaccaaatcaaaagtgcccaaaataggtaacaaattcaaaattatttcgtccatcctcatcctatattttccacaaggtaattatttcataaccttcaaaacatcccatataaattacataactcccaaaatatttattccaaAAATGTGTTGATTAACCAATTAATGGATAATTgcccaattaatccattaaatcacacattaaaccataagttacaccctatccctataaataggctcccattTTCAACAAAAGATCATTCCAAGACACTTGCAAAATTCCCAAtactctccaaacacttttctctctaaattctaactttggcatcagaggttcttcggccaaagcccccccccattcatcgtgggcgcgtgaggcatTGGCCATTAATTGTTTTGttggtgcaattttgtcaaagatcaaggaggaagaaatttgcatccacaaattagtgctttcattgagagttgagatccatactcgtagaagactctcacataaaaaggtttttctctattttctagtccatttgaatatttttcatatgttcttagtattagaattttttatttgcaaagattctttgataaaatgtataagaaaaatataatggctagaaatttagaaaattccataagtgaaaattctaatactcaagaaatgggaccGCGGCGATCTACGAGGCTAAATGTGGTCATAGGCGGAGTGGTACCCCCACTACGAggttccaccatggcccaagccgtgccatccaagcttgcacgggCCCGAGCCCAAGCATTGCATTCGCATGCATCatgcattgagcagcctgctcctgataaacagcccactcccgtggcccaacctgctcccgttGAACAACATGCTCTCGCGACCCAGCCTGTTCCCGCTGAGCAGCCCACTATCGCAGCCCAgtctgctctcgtggcccaacctgctctcgcGGCCCCGTCTGCTCATGTGGCTTTCCAAGCATGACACACTCCGTCCCGaatgagggcatgctggccatcacgtgagagtgacgtaaccatttacacagttcgaaAGCTTTAAAGATACCATTACTAAGATATAACACCCGATGGTGAATCCTACTTTTGTAAATTATGTCAGAACACTGTTGGATTACTCGTGGTCacccaaagctctgctatcttgaacctggaggggcgcaaaacaaagttgaatgGGTcaataaaacaaagtttttcgaaaacatttcatttaaaacatttttaacccctcgctgtaaaacatatatactttcctagaaaatagtatataaataaccatatataatctcaaaactcaaatcacaagtctttaacactttttgagaaaatatgccatgctatgcatcaaaacataataaagatgcaacattataacaggtgaaataaggaatcaatcggagaccctgcagttggttctgtacggttaattctatagctcaatatccaatccaactggagtcaccaactgtgacctgtacggcactactctgcacataaatcgaaactacttgaagtagtctgtatgataagaatggtgtaataatacgctctagtgcttatctcatcaacaactgtataataatctaaaatcacctaTAGTTGGAACCACtcaatggtctgtacgacatgtcggaaccctctcatggtctgtacgacatgcacctacttggatccaaggtgagtgtgcggtgcggggtgaataatataagcactaacaccaggggtgcaggttatgagctctcaacacaattcacat
This genomic interval from Malus domestica chromosome 05, GDT2T_hap1 contains the following:
- the LOC103436446 gene encoding probable carbohydrate esterase At4g34215; translation: MIKGLLWYQGESDTSKQYDADAYRGNMTKLIENVREGLGLPSLPIIQVRELTSFNCFVRRQQVYGESEGGPIGNGNPKCLCVLIDAKGLELKDDHLHLTSKSQVQLGPMLADAYLQRFGPSEPDSHAAI